The DNA sequence CGGAGAAGTGAGAAGCACCGCCTGACGCGGTTACTCGAAATTCCTCTGGTGTTTTCGGGCTGCCGTGGAATGATTCGCGGCGATCACTCGCAACGTAACTGAATCAATTCTCAGCGTTATGAAATCTATCCTTCATTTTCTGACCCTTGCCTTCTCCATCTCGCTGGCCTGCGCCGCAGACAAGGGGAAGCCTGTCTCCCTCTTCGACGGCAAAACTTTCAACGGCTGGGAAGGCGACACGCAAAAGACCTGGCGGATCGTGGACGGCGCGATCGTCGGTGGAACACTGAGCGAACGCGTCCCGCGCAACGAATTCGTCGCCACGAAACGCAGTTACACGAACTTTATCCTGCGTTTGAAATTCAAGCTCCTGGGCACGGAAGGCTTCGTGAACGGCGGCGTCCAGATCCGGAGCCAGCGCGCCACCAATCCGCCCAACGAAATGATCGGGTACCAGGCCGACATCGGGGATGGCTGGTGGGGCGCGCTTTATGACGAGACGCGCCGAAACAAAGTGCTGACGAAGCCGGAAGCAGGCGTGGTGGAGAAGATCCTCAAGCGCAATGAATGGAATGACTATGAAATCCGCTGCGAAGGCAAGCGCATCCGGCTTTCGATCAACGGGACGCAAACGATCGATTACACCGAACCGGACGACAGCATCCCGCAGCACGGGTTAATCGGTTTGCAGGTCCACGGCGGAGGGAAGACGGAGATTTCGTACAAGGAGATCACGATCGAAGAATTGCCGTAAGTGCCGCAACAATGTCTGTTCGCAGAAATGAACTCCGACACCGGCGGGTTCCCAACCTGACAGGCGGAACATTAGATTACTCGCGATACTCTTCGAAGAGTTCATGAGTTCCGGCCATCTGATACTGTCGGCGGGCGAACGCCACCAGACAACGGTAAGAATCAGTTCTGAAGAAGAGACCGGCCAGGACAACAGACGTGTCCAACACAGCGATCATGAACTGGGGGATCGACGGACCCGCACGGCCCGTATCGACTCGGCCATCAGTTTCTCCGCTTCGGGGCTGATGTGTTTCGGTCCATGTGCTCCAGCGACCCTGAACGCGTCGCGCAGCTCTCGCTCAGTGGGAGGGGAGATGGGAGTGAGGTAGAGTCCATCAGCAACCGGTGTGACACAAACAGTCGCGCCGGGGTGGATTCGCATTTGCTCACAATACTGCTTAGGCAAGAGGACCTGTCGCTTGCTCGTCACGCGCACAGGAGTGCTCATGACCAAAGTATCGCCTTGCTTGAGCCAGGAGGTCAAGGACCCGTTCGGATCAGTCGGCAGAACTCGGCAGAGGCGTCGTCGCGAATCAACGCTGGCGTGTGATCTCATCCGCCAGCTTGCCGGCGTCGTAAACTCTGCGCAGGGCTTCAACAATCGACGACGAATGCACGGAAACGGCCCGGGCCTGGGCGTCGGTGTAGCCGTAGTCCAGCACGAGGGATTGGATATTCCCATCGAAGATCAATCCGACGACCTCGGCATTGCGGTTGATCACCGGGCTGCCCGAATTGCCGCCGATGATGTCGGCGGTGCTCACGAAGTTGAATGGCGTCGCCTGATTCAGCCGGCCCTTCCGCTTGATCCAGGTTTGGGGAAGATCGAATGGCGGTTTGAATTTCTGATCGGCCGCGCGCTCGTAAAGTCCGGCCACCGTCGTTTGGAAGGGCACGCGGCGTCCGTTTTCCTCGTAACCCTTGACCGCGCCGTACGCGAGCCGCAGCGTGAAGGTGGCATCCGGATAGGATCCCGTTCCGGACAGCGCGAATCTGACCTTGCCGATTTGAGCGTAGGCCTGCTGCTTGATTTCAGTTTGTGTCTCAATGACCTTGCGGACCGCGCGCGCGTCGGCGTCCACCAGTCGTGCCAGTTCAAGCATCGGATCACGCGCGGCATCCACGGCGGATTTGCCTTCGTGGTAGAGTTTCTTGCGCGTGGCGACGTCCTTGACCTTCGATTCGCGGATGAGTTCGGCGGCTCTTTGCTGGGGAGATTTGCCGGCCAGGATTTTCTGAGCCAGTTCGTGCTGGCGCCCCAGTTGCTCGGAAAGCCACGTCAGCGAGTCCGCAAGCTTGAGTTGCTCGAAGTCCTCATAAATCGGTTCCTCGGAGAAAAGCTGGAATTCCAGCGATTCGCGCCCGGACTCGACGAATTCCCGCAAGCGTTCGCCGTTGGGCTTGGGGCGCTCGTCAGCCGCGCGGAGCAGCGTTCTCGCGATGTCGAACAGCTTGCTGTTGAAGCCGAGGCCAGCCTCCAGGAAATTGAATCGCTGCGCATTCTCGCGAATAATCTTTTGCGCCTGTTCGATGCGATCCCAGGCCGCCACTGGGTCTTTGAATTGAGGATTAGCCGCCGCGAACTCGCGCAGCTTGCGCTCCTCGGCCTGCTTGGCTCCCATCAGCGCCGGGTCGAGCAGTCCGCCCTGCATCCCCCGGAGCGCCTTGCGGCTGTTCTGCACGGAAAACAGATCTTCCTTGGCCCGGCGCGCGTTCTCTTCGCTGCGCGCGCTGTAGGCGGTCAGGACGACCTCGGCGCGATACAACCGGGCCAGGGCATTCGGCAGCCGCACGTCCCGGTGATATTCCAGTTCCGCGACCGTGAGGAGGCGGCTGGTTCGGCCCGGATGGCCTGAAACAAAGATCAGTTCGTTTTCGGCGGCGCCGGCTTTGCTCCATTTCAAATAATGCTGAATTTTGGCCGGCCGGCCATTTTCGTAAGCGCGGAAGAAGGCGGCGTCGAGGTCGAAACGCGGATACTCGAAATTGTCCGGGTCGCCGCCAAAGAAAGCGATCTGCTGTTCGGGAGCGAACACGAGGCGGACGTCCGTGTATTTCTTCAAGCGATAGAGGTGATACTTGCCGCCCTGGAAAAGCGTCACCACATCGCTGCGCAGGCCGGTCTTGTCGAGCGATTCCTTTTCAATTTCGGCCATGACCTTGCGGCGGGCGAGGAAGGCCTGTTCGGCGGTCATGTCCGGCTTCACGACGGCATTCACGCGGTCCGTGACGTCGTCAATGCTCATGAGAACGTTGAGTTCGAGGTCGTGGCATTGTTTCTCCTCGGCGCGGGTCTTGGCGTAAAAGCCGTCGCGGTAGTAATTGTGATCTTTGTCGCCGAGTTTCTGGAGGCAATCTGCCGCGACATGGTGGTTCGACATCACCAGGCCGTCTTCGGAAACGAACGAGCCGGAGCCGCCGCTGTTGAAGCGCACGGAAGATTTCTGGACGTGTTCGAGCCAGTCGTCGGCCAGCGTGAAACCGTATTTGTCCTGGATGAGTTTTCGGGGCGGGTCATTGAAGAGCCACATGCCCTCGTCGGCGCGCAGAATGGTTGCGGCGCAGGTAAGCAGGCAACCGAGGACAATTGGATGGATGCGAGAATGCGGGTGGGTTTTCATTGGATTCGGCGTGTTGTCAAGATTCCTGTGCGTTGGACCGAACGACGTGTTCTTTCCCCACCCTGGCCCTCTCCCCAAGGAGAGGGTTTTGCCGGGTGCGGGTCTTCCTTTTGATCAGGGCGTGTGAATCCCTCTCTCGAAGGGAGAGGGCGGGGGTGAGGGGAAAGGGAACGCAGAGCCACCCGGAACTCAGAATTGGCAGAGGCGCAACCCCAGTGCGGAGCAGGGCACACTCCAGACTTCGTTCATAGGGAGCCATCACGATTTCCGAACCGCGCATTGGGATCGTGAACCCACCCCTTCCCCTCCCAGGAGGGGACCTTCATTCGACGTCGCAGCGTCCAGTTCCCCTCCTGGGAGGGGCGACGAGGTGGGTTGGTTCATGGGTTTCAGAACCATGCACGCGGCCCATGAGCCTGAGACCGGGCGGACCGCAGCCTTCAGGCTGCTTCCGCGCGCTCTCCGTAGTCCAGCCTGGAAGCGGCCTAAAGGCCGCGGTCCAGAGGAATTGTTCATGGGAGGATCGGTAGGCACATCCCACCTGGCTGCTCTACGCGCCTTTGCCAACGCAAAACAGCTTCTTGTTCGTCCGAATGTAAAGCTGGCCGTTCGCAACCGCGATTGAGGACCGGATCTCGTTGTCGCCCTGCTCGCCCATCGGGATGGTGTTGAGGACCACGCCCTTTTCTGCGTCCGCGACGACGACGTCACCCCCGAAGTCCATGAAGTAAATCTTCCCGTCGGCCACGGTGGGCGAGGATTCGAGCTTCTTGCGGCCGGGCAGTTCGAGGGACCATTTGATGCTGCCGGTTTTGGGATCGACCCGGAGGAGCGTTTTGCGCATGTCGCCGAGAACGATGAAGTCGCCCTTGTAAAACGCCGGGGTGGGCACGTCCGAAGACAACGTTCGCTGGGTTTCGCTTTTCCAGGCGATGGCTGAATCATCCAGCGTGCCTGAACCATCGGCCTTGATCGCGTAAATGGGATCGCCCTTGGGCGCGCACGCCAGAACGATGCCGTTGCCCGCGACGGGAGAGGGCACGAGCC is a window from the Verrucomicrobiota bacterium genome containing:
- a CDS encoding DUF1080 domain-containing protein; this encodes MKSILHFLTLAFSISLACAADKGKPVSLFDGKTFNGWEGDTQKTWRIVDGAIVGGTLSERVPRNEFVATKRSYTNFILRLKFKLLGTEGFVNGGVQIRSQRATNPPNEMIGYQADIGDGWWGALYDETRRNKVLTKPEAGVVEKILKRNEWNDYEIRCEGKRIRLSINGTQTIDYTEPDDSIPQHGLIGLQVHGGGKTEISYKEITIEELP
- a CDS encoding PIN domain-containing protein yields the protein MIAVLDTSVVLAGLFFRTDSYRCLVAFARRQYQMAGTHELFEEYRE
- a CDS encoding S46 family peptidase; the encoded protein is MKTHPHSRIHPIVLGCLLTCAATILRADEGMWLFNDPPRKLIQDKYGFTLADDWLEHVQKSSVRFNSGGSGSFVSEDGLVMSNHHVAADCLQKLGDKDHNYYRDGFYAKTRAEEKQCHDLELNVLMSIDDVTDRVNAVVKPDMTAEQAFLARRKVMAEIEKESLDKTGLRSDVVTLFQGGKYHLYRLKKYTDVRLVFAPEQQIAFFGGDPDNFEYPRFDLDAAFFRAYENGRPAKIQHYLKWSKAGAAENELIFVSGHPGRTSRLLTVAELEYHRDVRLPNALARLYRAEVVLTAYSARSEENARRAKEDLFSVQNSRKALRGMQGGLLDPALMGAKQAEERKLREFAAANPQFKDPVAAWDRIEQAQKIIRENAQRFNFLEAGLGFNSKLFDIARTLLRAADERPKPNGERLREFVESGRESLEFQLFSEEPIYEDFEQLKLADSLTWLSEQLGRQHELAQKILAGKSPQQRAAELIRESKVKDVATRKKLYHEGKSAVDAARDPMLELARLVDADARAVRKVIETQTEIKQQAYAQIGKVRFALSGTGSYPDATFTLRLAYGAVKGYEENGRRVPFQTTVAGLYERAADQKFKPPFDLPQTWIKRKGRLNQATPFNFVSTADIIGGNSGSPVINRNAEVVGLIFDGNIQSLVLDYGYTDAQARAVSVHSSSIVEALRRVYDAGKLADEITRQR